The nucleotide window GAAAATCATCCTTCAGATGTCGCTTCTTCTCCGCCTCTGGCAGGAGGTTGAGTCAAGCCTGGCTCTCTTATAATGAGTTCATATTATGAATTCGGAAAACAATGGAGGAGAAGAAGGATGACAAGTGAGTTAACGTTTGAAGCAAAACGACCGCTGAAGAATAACCGATCTTTTGTAACATTGATGGTGGCACAGGCCATCTCCAATCTAGGCGACTGGTTGCATCTCCTGGCGATCCTGACACTCGTAGGTATCCGCTGGAATGCAACGCCATGGGAGATTACGTTTGTGATGTTGTCCGCTGCATTACCCATGCTGTTAACGGGACCGTTTGCAGGTGCACTCGCGGATCGGATGAACCGCAAGTGGCTGATGATTGCTGCTGATGGCGCGCGGATCGTCATCGTGGGTGCGTTAATTTTTGCCGACCAGATCTGGCACGTTTACATACTGCTTGTCCTCAAATCCCTGTTCGATGTAGTGTTCTCTCCTGCCAAGAACGGAAAGCTGAAGGAAATTGTACCGCATGAACAGCTTGCGCAAGCTGTATCCATCAGCTCGGTGATCGAACAGATGTCCAAAATTATCGGTCCAGCGCTTGGTGGACTATTAGTAGCCGCTTTTGGCATCACCTGGTGTTTTGTTCTCGATTCAGCGTCTTTTCTGATCTCCGGCATCATTTTATTGTGGATTCCTGAAACTCGGGTGATCCAAACCGCAATTCATAACGTAACAGAAGTAGAGGATGAGACAGCTGGGGATGTTCGCAACCGCCCAAAAGACTCTTTTTGGAAGGAAACACAGGAGGGCATCCGCATGCTAGCATCTCTCCCTCATGTAGGAACGTCTCTGATCTTGCTTGCTTCAGCCATACTTTTTTTGCAATTTGCCGATTCACAGACTGTGGTGTTATTTAGACAGCTTCCCGGAATTTCAAGTGATCTGCTGGGATGGTGCGTGGCGGCCAGTGGTGTAGGTACATTAATTGCAGCGATGAGTGTGCGGAAGTGGAAGCATGCAGGGCATGTTTTGAAAATGGGTCTGGGAACCTCGCTCACGGGTCTGGTGATTGGTGCAGCCGGGATCATTGTTGTGGTCTGGCCGTCTGCTGGACTTAGTGCGCACTTGCTGCTTATAACCTTGTTTGCTCTTGCAGGAATCGGAATCGGGTTTGCAGTGGTGCCTTTCCAAATCCTGTTGCAGGAACAGACACCTGAGGCGATGACAGGCAGGGTATTTGGAACGGTAGGCAGTGTGATGACAGCCAGTAATATTATGGGTCCGGTAGTAGGTGGATTCATGGTCACTTCATTCGGTGTAGTACCGGCTTTTGTCTGTTCAGGCATTTTGCTGACCTTGCTTGGGTTGATTTATTTGATGAAACGTAGCAGGAAAAAAGTCGATCTGAATGACTCTATTGCGGCCAAGTCCATGACTGCGGGCGACTGAAAACATGCCGGACCTACTTAGGTTAGAACAGTTGAAATGAAGGTTTGAATTTACTTCAAATTTTAAGTTTTTGATGAAGAAGCGTTTGAGTAAACGCCTTCACGTTTAATGAGGAACAGGCAGAAATCCCTGTATTCTAATTATTCATAGGGGAAAACTCATATGCCTTGTCCCACCAACGCATTAGCGGAAAGGGGGTGAAGCAACTTGAATGTAAAGTTACCAAAATCCATCGTACGTCTTGGAAGCATACCACTGGCAATACTTGCCGGGACTTTGATGCTGGGGTTTGGATCGTCGCATGTATATGCGGATGATGCTCAGGTATCTTCTGAAAAACCGTCCAGCGGATTGTCGCTAAATCTGTTTTCACGCGATTCGGATGGCGGGTTGAACCTGACTCCATCGGTATCGGTATCCACACCACTACTTGATGTTGAAGTTCCGTCGATCAAAGCGAATGAATCCACAGGTAAGCTGAGTGTATCTGAGCTGAAAGTAGATACACCGCTTGGATCGGCCGGAACATCAGAGATTGGGATTGATGCGAAGAAGGGAACCGTCGAACTGCCGTCTGTAAAGGCGGATACACCGGTGATCAAAGCCGATGTATCAAGCAGTCAGGTGAACCTGAATGAAGGTACAGCTTCCTTGCCTGGCATTACCGCAGAGGTACCCGAGGTCATCAAGGCAGAGACGTCTGCTGTGAAAACAGACCTTCGGCAGGGTAAGGTTGAATTGCCTTCCGTGAAGGTGGATGTACCTGAAGTTACTTCGGTCAATATCTCCTCATCCCGTGTGGGTCTGAGTAAGGGAAATGTCCAGCTGCCATCTGTGAAAGCAGAAGTTCCAGTTGTAGACGTATCCGCTGAACTCAATCCTGATCAGGAAAAGGTGGAGATTCCAAGTGTGAATCCGGAACGGCCTGTAGTCACTCTGGAACAGCCGATGGTCGTCAAAACACCGAAAGTTGAAACTTCCAATACGAATTCACTCGCAGATCCTGTTTCATCTCAGAACAACGAGGAAGGAAAGGACGTAGTACAGGTTACGGGCAAAGTGATTGAAGTCAACCCAGAATCAGAAGTACGTCCAGAACAACCTGTTGTTCCACAGGCATTGCCTGTGGAAGGAACCGATCTGACGCAGGATTCCGATGTCAATGCAGGATTGCCAGATAACGAGCTAGTCCTGGTAGATCAGCTATCTGCTGAACCATCTGTCACTGAACAAGTGCAAAGTAACCAGGAAGTCGATATGAAACAAGATGATGCTGATGCAGCATCTCCATTGCAGCCTCGCACAGAACGACCAACAAGTTGGTCTGTTGCAGCAACTTCTCCCGGAGCAGCTAATGCTTCCGCAGGGACAAGCTCCGGTTCGTCCGGTGTAACTGGAGGTGGAGCAACCGCTCCAGCCGCTGCACTTCCAGGAGCAACAACGGGTCTGGTTACGCCAGATTACGATTTTGCTTTCCGAATGGAACGATTGGATGGGTTCAGTCAATGGTCACAGGCACCGCCCGGGCGGCCGCCGCAATATACCTCTTTCTCTTAGCAACAATGGCGTTAATTCAACCAAAATTGAGAAGGAGTGTATATCATCATGAAAAAAGTGAATCGTTGGGTAAAATTGTCGGTATTGTCGGGTACGT belongs to Paenibacillus sp. FSL H8-0079 and includes:
- a CDS encoding MFS transporter, producing MTSELTFEAKRPLKNNRSFVTLMVAQAISNLGDWLHLLAILTLVGIRWNATPWEITFVMLSAALPMLLTGPFAGALADRMNRKWLMIAADGARIVIVGALIFADQIWHVYILLVLKSLFDVVFSPAKNGKLKEIVPHEQLAQAVSISSVIEQMSKIIGPALGGLLVAAFGITWCFVLDSASFLISGIILLWIPETRVIQTAIHNVTEVEDETAGDVRNRPKDSFWKETQEGIRMLASLPHVGTSLILLASAILFLQFADSQTVVLFRQLPGISSDLLGWCVAASGVGTLIAAMSVRKWKHAGHVLKMGLGTSLTGLVIGAAGIIVVVWPSAGLSAHLLLITLFALAGIGIGFAVVPFQILLQEQTPEAMTGRVFGTVGSVMTASNIMGPVVGGFMVTSFGVVPAFVCSGILLTLLGLIYLMKRSRKKVDLNDSIAAKSMTAGD